The DNA sequence CCTCGATCGGCTCAGGCCCCCAGTCATTGGGCACCTCAACGGGGTCCAATTCCAGCTCATTTCGAAATTCATCCAGCACCCAATCCACAATTTCCTGATCTTCCTCAGGCGCCCACGTGCAAGTTGAATACACCAAAGTTCCACCCGGCCGAAGACAGGGAAGGATATTGGCCAAAATTCGGCGTTGACGAGCCGAGCAAACTTCCACATGTTGGGGCGACCATTCTCCACGGCTGGCGGGATCTTTCCGGAACATTCCTTCGCCAGAACATGGGGCATCCACCACGATCAAGTCAAACATGCCTTCTGCATCCTGAAAATCCGCAGGGTCATTCTGCGTGACCACAACTTCCCCCCTCCCCCACCGAGTGAGGTTTTCGGCCAAGACCTTGGCACGACTGGAAATCACCTCATTGGCCACCAAAACGGAATCTTTTGACATGGCTGCAGCGATCAAGGTACTTTTTCCGCCGGGTGCAGCACATAGGTCCAAAATCCGCATATCTCTGGACCAGTCCACACAGGCATGCAGCATCATGGAAGAAGCTTCCTGCACGTAATAGGCACCCGCATGAAATCTTGGATCTTCGACAAAAGGAGGTCTCGTCGCCAAATATCTTCCCTCTGGATGCCAAAGCATGGGCATCCAAGTAGGATCTTCGGAAATGGGTTTGCCGGGATTTAGGCGAATGGAAGTATGGGCAGAGCCTTGAATGGCTTCCCAAAAGGCATCGAAAGCATCCCCCAATTGACTGCGCATACGCGCCAAGAATGCTTCGGGAAAGGCGGTCTGGGACATGGGGCGAAATTAGCAAATTCCCTCAAAAACGACACATCCGGAACAGGAGAACCCATTCCGGATGTGTAGATCATATTTTGGAAACGTCGATTAGCGGGAAGCAGTGGCAGTTTCCTCTTTGGTAACCAAATGGGTACGGATGAATGCACCCACCTTCTTTCCTTGGTCTACGCCGTTTTTGATCGCCGGCATGTAGTGAATTCCTCCATACAAACGGCTGATCGCGGCTTCCTCTGCTGCATGTAAAAAGGAATTGTAGTTCCGGACGGGCAATCCAAACTCCAATTCGCTCGAATCGGCAAAGGCAAAATTGTCACCAAAGAATGCCGTCAAGGTCGTAGCCGCAGCGCCAGAAACAACCGAGTGGCCTGAAGTATATTCTGGGAAAGGCGGTGTCTGGAGCAATGGACGCCAATCTTCATCTACGAATTTGTTGATCACCGTCTCCGGACGAATCAGATTTGAGCGGTATTTTTCGTCCCAGCAGCTGATGAATGCATCGGCCAATGTGATCGAAGTTCGGGTGAATGCATCTACCGTTTCCATGAAATTGGTCTGGGCTTTTCTCGTGGTCAGATCCACAATTCCGATCCAGTGTCCCCCAGGAGTGATCTTCTTGGTGGCAAACATCACGTGGCCCTGATGGTGAGTTACGAAGGGGTTGCAATCCCAAAACTCTGCGATTTCCTTTTGGTCCTCATTCATGGAAACAGACACCTCATAGACCTCCATCATCTCCTCATAGAAGAGGCTGGACTTGTCCATGGAGTACTCGGTAGGACGAACGGGCACAAACTGAGTGGCAGAATCTATGATGAACGGACGGATCTTGTTCCAATGCGGTTCGATGGCGTCCATATAATCCGGAGGAGTTGGCTGCCAGCGACCTTCTTCCTCTGTCACATTGAATCGCTCGTACGTACGGGTTTCGTTGTAATTATCGGTATTGGCCCAAGCGGTGACGTGGTTTCCGACGAGTTTTCCATAGGCTATGGAAGCTTCCATGACGCTGTTGGGAATGCCCATGTCGCGATAGGTCTGGTGGATCTCCTTGCGGTAATCCTCCAATTGATCCATGGAAAAGACCTTGGTTTCAGCTGCGGTGAGCATAGCTTCAATTGAAGCCAATGGGAAGCAAATTTCCTGATTAGAATCGGCTTGTGGTACAGCATCCAATCCCCCGACCTGTCCCGCTAGGGAGCGATATCCTGGTTGGGCTTGGCGCATCACCTCGTATCCAGCTGCATGTGTATAGGCGTAAATGCGGCTAGCTACTGGTGGGGAGAAGATATCGTAAACGATGATGTCCGTAATGGCTTTGGCTGATTTCCGATAGAGTTCAGAATTGTAGGCTTGATCGCGATATAAGGCTGGATCGTGCACCTCACAGCCTGCCATCAACAAGACGAGGACCCAGATCCCACATCCTTTGAGCCAGTTCCAATGATTCATTTTTCAGGAGAGTTAAGCAGTAAAATAGTTCCGATATACGAATATGCATCGTTCCTACTTCCCAAACAAATGGCGCAAAACCCCCGATCAGAAAATCTTATTTGTAAAATTGAAGTGGAATATTAGAGAGTCAGTAGCTTTTTCCTTACCGTTATTTACTCCCACAGTACGGCGGTAGGCGGCATTCCAGAGCGAAATACCCAGCAAGCCTGACCAGCATCGTACTCCAATGAATGAATCACACGAATCTCCCCTTCCAAATGAGCAAAGGGCGGAACTTGACTGCATTCCCAGGACCCATCCGGCAGCCATTCCATCCGTGTCATTCGCAGAGCATCCCAAGGACCGATGGCTGGGGAAACGGCCCCGAAATTGCCTGCTGCCCAGATCTCCGGTGATCCATTTTGGTCGAAATCCATTTGTTCCCAAGCCAAAATAGGTGCTGTCTGAAGCGTTTTCGGAAGCGAATGACCTATAAATTTCCCCAGCTGGATCTGCTCAAACCACATACTGGAGGCCGTTTCTACCCATCCATAGGAATCTCCACCGAGTGCATGTTGAGGAAATAATTCTTTGAACGTACGTCCAGCAAAGGATTGGTAGGTAGGAAAATCACGCTTGATCTCCGGCCATTGGCTGGCCAAATCATCCAAATGAGCCACGGGATATCTTTGGCCTTTTCGGTATCGGGATAACACCGGCAATCGACCTCCTTGATTCATGGGCACACCGAAGAATTCCACCGGATTGAGCGAATCTGGTCGCAAATCTTGATTGAGCCCAATATTGCCCACCAACAAATCCTGATCGCCATCCCCATCCACATCCATAGATTTGACGGATTGCCACCATCCATGAAGGTTACCCAATCCGCGCTCTTCCGACCGCTCCTCCCATTGTTTCCCATCCCAGCCGAATACCCGAACTCCCATCCATTCTCCTACAATGACCAAATCTGCCTGTTCCTGCCCGTCCATTTCGACCATATCCACCGCGCGAATCATTCCAATCTCTGATAGTCCCGGGAATAAATTGGACGACTGTTCGGTAAATCTTCCTTTTCCATCATTAATCCAAAGGTGTCCATTTCCCGGCATCCCATACTGACCAGCTACGCCATCCGGCAAAACCAGCATATCGGCAGCACCATCGCCATTGGCATCCCATGCAAGGCCGCAAGCACCGCTGATGGGCTTTTCGGCGATAAGCGACTGATCCGATGGAGCAAAACTCCCTTGGCCGTCATTGATCCAGAGCATACTGGGCATCGATCGATTCCCCCCCAAAACCCACCAAAGGTCCTGATCGCCATCTCCTTCCACATCCAACCATTGGGCATCCACGATCGGAAGCCCTTGTGCCAATGGCCATTCGAAGGCTTTTTGCCAATCCCCATTCCTTCCTTCCCAAATAGCTGGAACTCCCCCGAAAGGCGCGTGAAAAAATCGATCCGCTCCCTCCCATGCCACTGCCTCCCGAATCGAGGTACTCCCCCAAGGTCGAAGGGGCGCTCGCTGGAGATCATGAGGAGGTTCAACGACCGCACCGCCCAACGTCCTGATCTTCCAGAAAGGCTGGTCTTCTTGTGCCAATACTTCCATGCTGTTGACCGCACTGGATTCCTTTATCTCCACCACCTGATCTACCGCAATATCTTCCAGCAAGGAAATTCTGCCACCGGGCCAAGACACGATTAGGGATTTCACATTCGCATCCGATGGGAGTGCCATTTGGCAAACGGGATCGACCGAGGACAGAAAGCCACGAACAGGCTGAATTTCCTCCACCCAGATCCGATTCCCTTGCTTGATCTCCACGGTTGCTCCAATTCCCCATGCATTCGCAGCGGTCCCTTTCAGCTTAATTCGCAGAAAATGCCCATTTCCTCGATCTCTCGATAGATTCTCAAGCACACTCACAGGCTGTCCGATATGACTCACCACCAGATCCAAATCCCCATCGAGATCCAAATCCCCATAAGCTGCCCCTTGAGAAAATCCCTCTTGATGGAGTCCCCATGCGCTTTCAATAGGCTTGAAACTACCATCGGGGAGTTGTCGAAAGGCACGATTTGACTGAGGAATGGAGGGCATCTGATCCAGGAAGGACTGGACATCCGGTGAGGAACCCTGTAGATTTTGCTGAGCAATCGGATTGGACAGATATTTGAGGAAATCCAGGTCATTGGGGCGGCGGTAGATGCCGTTGGTCACGAACATATCCCGCAGGCCGTCAGCATCGAAATCCGCCAGCAGAACTGCCCAACTCCAATCTGTCGCATCCAGCTGGAGCATTTGAGCAATCTCCGCGAACGTTCCATCCCCACGATTGAGTTGAAAAGCATTTCGGGGGGATTGAGCGTGATACCCGAAGGAGCGCTTGAATGCATCTATCTCAAAGGGTAAGGGCGCCTCGGCTGTTTTGAGGATGGCTTCGTCATCGGGCTTCATATCGAGTGTGACGAGATCCAAATCCCCATCTCCATCCATGTCGGCCATGTCCGACCCCATAGAAAATTGACTGGTGTGCCCCATTCGTTCTCGCAATTCATGCCGAAAGGTCCCATCCCGCTGATTGAGGTAGAGATAATCTTCCTCGTGAAAATCATTGCAAACATACAGGTCGGTCCATCCATCTCCATCGAAATCACGCGCAGTCACGGACAGACCATATCCCACCTTTCCCCCGAAAATTCCAGCGGCTAGACTGACATCCACAAATTGGCCCTCATCATTTCTGAGCAATTGATCCCCAGCAAGCGGGTCTCGACCGGTCCGTTGCGTACCCGGCCCCATCGTGCTTCCCGGCTTGATGGAATGCTTCAGTTGAAACAAGTCGAGATCACCGTCCTGATCGAAATCCAGAAACACGCCTTGCGTACAGAACCCCCGCAACGCCAGCCCCATTTCCTCCGCAGCCTCGACGAATGTACCGTCTTGCTGATTGAGATACAGTTCATTTGCTCCCTGAAGTCCAGCCCAGCCAGAAACCCTGCTGACATACAGATCCAGCCATCCATCGCCGTTTACATCCACCATCGTAATTCCTGTGGCCCAATCTCCCTTCCCTCCTACGCCCGCAGTTTCGGTGATATCCTCGAATTGCATATCGCCCAGATTTCGGAAGAGTCGATGCTGGCCCTGATTGGTCAAAACCATCACCTCGGGCAATTCATCCCCGGTTAAATCTCCAATAGCTACTCCAGCGCCATTGTAGAAATAGGGATAAGTAAGCAAGTTGAATTCCGGCGAAGGTTGGCAGATCAATTCGGCTTCCAAGCCTGTTTCCCAAGGAGATAACTCCCGAAAAAGGGTATCGGATTTATCAGGCGAATCACACCCCATCACGAGGAACATTCCTCCAAAAAGCGCAATCATGAAGATCTTGGCATTCATAGCGCTGATTTTGAAGGTAAACTCCACACAGAGACTGAATCGTTGTTTCTTCCCACCAGCAGGAGTGAGCGATCCTCGAGGTCCAATACTTGAAAATCTCGGATCTCCCCTTGGAGCTTCAGTCCCCAATCTGCGTTTCGCTGCGGAATCCAATCCCCCGATGGCGTACCCAGGAGGAGCGTTCCATAACTTGCGTCATTCGGGCCAAATTGCGGCTTGATGGCGGTGAAATTCCCTCCTAGCAAAAGGTCTGGTATGCCATCACCATTCAGGTCTTGGATATGAATCGCATGCACAGGGGCGATCTGGGCTTCTTGGGGAAGGGGCTTCATGGTGAATGATCCGTTTCCGTCGTTGATGAAAGCAGCAGTTTGGAGAGAGTGGGAGGTTCGGATTTCCAGCTCCGCCACCACATCAGGCGGCACGAAATCCGCGACCGCTTTTCCGGCGTAGTCTTGGGTCTTGAGCAGGACCCTCCTGAGCGGAACGATCTGTTTGGTCAGTTCAGACTTGGGATGAATGGGAATGGATCTCCCTGCGATTTTTCGGGTCAAAATACCTTCTATCGAGCCATTGTGATCATAATCGGTCACCAACAATTGGAGCGGTTCGTCGGGACTTGCTTCGAATGCAGTATTGGTTCCTTGATTCCCCGCCACAAAATCCCAATCCCCATCGCCATCCAGATCGGCCATTTTCAGCGAATTCCACCAGCCCATAGCTGAATCATCCAGTGAGGGGCCTCGCTCAAATTTCTCTCCTTGATTCAGCCATATCTGCGGCGCCATCCATTCTCCCACCAGCACCAAATCCGGCCGCTGGTCTCCATTCACATCTTGGAATTGAGCATCGGTTACCATTCCAGCCGTGGCAAGTGCTTCATTCCAAGATTCCGTGGCAATTTGAAAATGTCCGGTCCCATCATTCAGCATCAGGTGGGAAACGGGAATCTGCCCATACGCTCCGACCTTCCATCTGCTTCCGACGAACACATCCAAATCCCCATCAGCATCCACATCCGCAACGGAGATACAGCTCCCAGAAGCTCGTTTTTTGGGTGGAAAAGTCCCGTTTGTCCATACCTGATCCTGCCTGACCAATTGTCCAGAACCGTCGTTGAGATAAATTCGATCCTGATACACATCATCCGTTGAGCGGAATTCGCTTCCTCCACTGACTACATACAGATCCAGATCTCCATCTCCATCGACATCCATCCAAACGGCATCGGTATCTTCTGCTCCAAGATCATCCTCCAAAGCAGGCTGGGAAATCACCGTGAAATGTCCCCCTCGCTCCTGCCTGAGAATCTGTCCAGTTTGACCAGCAGCACCCGCCACAAAAGCATCTTGATCACCATCCCCATCCATATCTCCCAAAGCGATTTTGGGGCCTTGTGTGGAGAGCATTTGATGAAGCAGACTCATACGGTTGAAATCGGAGAATTCATTCTCACGATGAATGGCAGGAAAAACGGGGGGCTCAATTTTGTTGAACGCTTGATCCAAATGACTGGGCGGAGCTACCGATGAGGCGGGCAGAGCCTCTGCTTGGGAGATAGCCAGACGTTGATTGGCAGGCATATTTTGGAACATGGATTGTCGCCCGTCGGGCCATTCCACTTGGATCCATTCGACCGAATCCACCTCATCCCCCAATCCAAAAGTCAGCACCGGGTCCATCGACGACTGGAATCCCCGGTTGGGAATTTGCTCCAGCATTTGTGTCTGACCCTCAGCGCGTACCATGACTTTGGCACCAACTCCGGAAGTGTTGGGCGTCTCTCCAAGAAGTTGAATTTGCAGAAAATGAGCGCCAAGCTTTTCCCTCGCTTGATTTCGGAAAATCGCCAAAGGCATATTGACTCGATTCACCACCAAATCCAGGTCTCCATCTCCATCCAAATCCCCATAGGCTGCGCCATTGGAAAATCCCGGTTCGCCCAATCCCCAAGCATCTGAACGGTCGATAAAACTCCCATCGATCTGTTGTTGAAATGCATGGTCCGGCAATTTGACCGACGGCATACTCGGCAGGAGGTCCACGAGATCAAAGCGTTTCTGGCCAGTGCGTTTCATTCGCTGGACTTCATTGGAGAGGAACTCCACGAAATCCTGATTGGTGAGATCCTTGAAGATGCCATTGGCCACAAAAAGGTCTTTGTTGCCGTCGAGATCCATGTCAAACATCAGGGCGCCCCAACTCCAGTCTGTCGCCTCCACGCCTGCCTGCTGCCCAATCTCGCTGAAGGAGCCATTCGCATTGTTGCGATGGAGCATATTGCGGGTGATTTGGCGGAAATATCCAAGGCGCTGCTTTCGCTGAAACACGTCCCAAGATTCAAAGGTGGTCGTCAATTTCTGGCGGGTATCGTCTCCCGGCAGCATGTCTGTCACAAAGATATCCGGCCAAAGATCGTTGTTGAGGTCCGCCATATCAGCCCCCATCGAAGAATAGCTGATATGCCGAAAGTACTCCTCCAACGCTTCCAGAAACGTGCCGTCGCATTGATTGATATAGAGATAATCCCGTTCGAAGAAATCATTGGAAACGTATAGATCCGGGCATCCGTCACGATTGACATCCCCTACCGTAATCCCCAGACCAAACCCTATCTCGCTTCCCAGAATCCCTGCCTCCTCGCTGATATCCGTGAATATGCCTTGATCATTTCGATAGAGCTTGTCCCCGCCATTGGGATCGCGGACTTCCCGATAGGATTCATTCAGGTCAAATGAGCTGATGTCCCGGAAGGAATTGTTGAGCAGATAGACGTCGAGATCTCCATCCCCTTCCAAATCGAAAAAAGCTGCATGGGTGGAAATTCCCTCATCCGCCAATCCCAAGGAATCCGCCACCTCCCGGAAAGTCCCATCGCCTTGATTCAGGAATAATTCATTGGCTCGGGCGGCTCCATCCTCACGACCGGCATTACAGACGTATAGATCCAACCAGCCATCTCCATCGACATCCACCATGGACACCCCCGTAGACCAGCCTTTGGTGCCCGAAAGCCATGCCTCATCTGTAGCATCCCGAAATTGCCAATTTCCTTGATTCAAGAAGAGTCGATTGGGTTGCATATTCGCAGAGAGAAACAAATCCGCCAGACCGTCGCCGTTCACATCACCGATGGCCACGCCTCCACCATTGTAGAAATTGCGGTAGCGGAAAATATTGAAATCGGGTTCGTTGACGACCTTGTTTTCAAAGTGAATATGGGAGGTCGAAGGGGGAATGGCCTCGAAAAGCACCACATCAGACGCGGTCGTCTCTTGGGGGGGAAGGGTACAGCGGTAGCAGAGCAGGCAGCAAAGGGCCGCCAAAGTAAAGGGCAAGCGATTCATCGTACGAGGTTTTGGGGAGCTGCTGAACGACAATTCTTCGAATCAGCCAACAATAGATATTTTACAGAAGCGCCAAATACAATATACAGGAGACAGAACTAAATCTGCCTCCTGTTTTGGGATCGGTCCTAACGGGACTAATATCCGGGATTCTGGGTCAAGTTCGGGTTGGCATCGATCTCCACTTGTGGAATCGGGAAAAGTTTGCGCGTCTCGGCACTCACTTCCTTGAAGTCCCAGGTTCCTTGGGTGAATTGATCCATCCGGATCAGCAATCGACGTCTATGGCCTTCCCAAGCCATTTCCACGCCTCGTTCGTCGATCAGGGCATCGCGGAATTCCTGTTGTCCTGCTGCTGTGAGCGGAGGAACGGTAGATCCGGGCCGAGCGCGAATCTCATTCACGAGGTTGACGGCTTCCCCGGTATTTCCCTGTTCGTTCAACGCTTCAGCTTTCATCAGAAGAATGTCCGCATAGCGCACCAAGATTAGGTCATTGTTCATGGATTCACCGATTCGTTCAGGATCGACTCTCCACTTCAGGACCCGCACACCTTCGTTCTCAGGAGCATTGGAGATACTGCTAATTTCAGGTGTGAATACCAGCGGATTGCCATCACGGTCATTCACCTGACCACCTGTTCCTACAGGGTCCACTGTATCGATCTGGTTTCCCACGAGCAAGATCCGAGACCGTGGGTCATTGTCGAGATCGAAGGAATTGAAGTACTCAGCGGTGATACAGAACCCATTCCAAGGAGTTTGCGGGAGTTGGTTGTAGTGCAACGTCCGCATCTGGAGGTTCATGGCATTCTCATTGGTAGGACCGAGGTCCGTCGAAGCGCTATAGTCAATGGCGAAAATGTTCTCGGAAGAACCTGCATTATCTACCTCAAAATTGTCATAATAGCTATTCGCTAGGGTAAAGTAACCGGAATTGATCACCTCATCACATTGGGTAATGCAATTGGCCAGCTGCTCAGTTCCGACGAATACTTCTGCATTGAGATAGAGTTTGGCAAGCATACCATGGACAGCCTGCTTGGAAATCCGGCCGTACTCCACATCGGGATGGTCAGCCAAATCATCCAGCGCACTGGTCCACTCTGACTCGATAAAGTCATAGATTTCCTGGGCTGAATTTCGGGGAGGCGGATTGTCATAATCGGCTTGAGATTCAAGGATCAGCGGTACTCCTCCAAAGAAATCCAGCAATTGGAAGTAGTAGAAAGCGCGGAGAGATCGAGCTTCAGCCAAGTATTGCTCGCGAGGGGCATTGGTGAAGATCACGTCCGTGTTCTCAATATTCTCAATAAACAGATTGGAACGAGCCACCCCTTGAAAGGCATCAGAGTATGCCCCGGCGATATCGCTGTGTGTGGTGTTCCACTCATGAGTGTGGAGCTGACGCCATCTCAGTCCATCCAACCAGTCAGTTCCGCGTGTAGGAATGATCAAGGCATCGGTGGACACCATGGAGCAATTGAAGTAGTTCCAGAGATAGGGACGAAGTTGTGCATACACCGCAGCAATACCCGCCACAAAGTCTCCCTCGGATTGAAACGCTCCGTCTGGTGGCAGTTCGGTAAATGGTTCCTCATCGAGATCAAAACAAGATGGGAAGGTGAAAAGCACCATTCCTAGGATGAGGATGCATACGGTTTTGGAAATCCGTTTCAACATCATGATATGTCGTGTTTTTGTTTTAGCAAAACAGATTGATCCAACCACCCTAGAAAGTTAAACCAGCTCCGAACAAAAACGTTCTGGCTCGGGGGTAATTGGTGTAGTCGATGCCCAGACCGGGAATGTCGTTGGGGTTGGTCTGGTTCACGTTGTCGGTGTTCACTTCAGGATCATATCCTGTATAATCGGTGATCAGGAACAGATTCTGTCCGCCTACATACAATCTGAGGCGAGAAATCCACGAGATGTTGTTCACATCGAAGTTGTAGCCAATGGATGCGTTGTCCATGCGCAGGAAGGAAGCATCTTCTACCCAAAAGCTAGAATAGGTGGGCGCTTCACTCGGCTTCAGTCCATCATTGAGGGCCTCCTTGATGATGTTCTGCGAAGGCAAACGGCTGAGAGAACGAGCTTCCAAGGCGGTGTTGTTGAACACATCCGCGCCCAAAACTCCCCGGAAGAAAGCACTGACATCGAAGTTCCAGAAGTTGAATTGCAGATTCAATCCGTACGTCCAGTCTGGTTGCGCAGATCCAATCACCGTCCGGTCATTGTCATCGATGATTCCATTGCCATCCAAGTCTTCGAAAGTCTGGGTACTGTCTTCTGCTGGGCCTGTGTATACCAACCCATAGAATGCTCCCAATGGATCTCCCTTCTGGATCACCTGGGCAAATTGGTCAGAAAGACCTGCTCCCGAGATGTTTCCGATGAAGATCTGCGCATTGTCGTCCTCACTGGCAGTGGTGATGGAGAGCACTTCGTTGTGGTTGTAATTGAAGTTGAATCCAATGGTCC is a window from the Pontibacter sp. G13 genome containing:
- a CDS encoding RsmB/NOP family class I SAM-dependent RNA methyltransferase; its protein translation is MSQTAFPEAFLARMRSQLGDAFDAFWEAIQGSAHTSIRLNPGKPISEDPTWMPMLWHPEGRYLATRPPFVEDPRFHAGAYYVQEASSMMLHACVDWSRDMRILDLCAAPGGKSTLIAAAMSKDSVLVANEVISSRAKVLAENLTRWGRGEVVVTQNDPADFQDAEGMFDLIVVDAPCSGEGMFRKDPASRGEWSPQHVEVCSARQRRILANILPCLRPGGTLVYSTCTWAPEEDQEIVDWVLDEFRNELELDPVEVPNDWGPEPIEVGGVQGAGWLNYPHRVQGEGLFFARFRKQGVFDTDARTSSKARKKKKKQKSQSSQSSGESADPKVLKAFETQYLKPDHGLSMEALDKYLFARPALARDLKRLGLKVIKQGVLLGEIHRKEIAPSHELALSTFISTDVPAVELDLRQAQQYLQKQEIAIDAPVSKGWFLVRYEGINLGWMKVAGRRLNNYFPSNWRIRKRLEN
- a CDS encoding vanadium-dependent haloperoxidase, which codes for MNHWNWLKGCGIWVLVLLMAGCEVHDPALYRDQAYNSELYRKSAKAITDIIVYDIFSPPVASRIYAYTHAAGYEVMRQAQPGYRSLAGQVGGLDAVPQADSNQEICFPLASIEAMLTAAETKVFSMDQLEDYRKEIHQTYRDMGIPNSVMEASIAYGKLVGNHVTAWANTDNYNETRTYERFNVTEEEGRWQPTPPDYMDAIEPHWNKIRPFIIDSATQFVPVRPTEYSMDKSSLFYEEMMEVYEVSVSMNEDQKEIAEFWDCNPFVTHHQGHVMFATKKITPGGHWIGIVDLTTRKAQTNFMETVDAFTRTSITLADAFISCWDEKYRSNLIRPETVINKFVDEDWRPLLQTPPFPEYTSGHSVVSGAAATTLTAFFGDNFAFADSSELEFGLPVRNYNSFLHAAEEAAISRLYGGIHYMPAIKNGVDQGKKVGAFIRTHLVTKEETATASR
- a CDS encoding CRTAC1 family protein, coding for MNAKIFMIALFGGMFLVMGCDSPDKSDTLFRELSPWETGLEAELICQPSPEFNLLTYPYFYNGAGVAIGDLTGDELPEVMVLTNQGQHRLFRNLGDMQFEDITETAGVGGKGDWATGITMVDVNGDGWLDLYVSRVSGWAGLQGANELYLNQQDGTFVEAAEEMGLALRGFCTQGVFLDFDQDGDLDLFQLKHSIKPGSTMGPGTQRTGRDPLAGDQLLRNDEGQFVDVSLAAGIFGGKVGYGLSVTARDFDGDGWTDLYVCNDFHEEDYLYLNQRDGTFRHELRERMGHTSQFSMGSDMADMDGDGDLDLVTLDMKPDDEAILKTAEAPLPFEIDAFKRSFGYHAQSPRNAFQLNRGDGTFAEIAQMLQLDATDWSWAVLLADFDADGLRDMFVTNGIYRRPNDLDFLKYLSNPIAQQNLQGSSPDVQSFLDQMPSIPQSNRAFRQLPDGSFKPIESAWGLHQEGFSQGAAYGDLDLDGDLDLVVSHIGQPVSVLENLSRDRGNGHFLRIKLKGTAANAWGIGATVEIKQGNRIWVEEIQPVRGFLSSVDPVCQMALPSDANVKSLIVSWPGGRISLLEDIAVDQVVEIKESSAVNSMEVLAQEDQPFWKIRTLGGAVVEPPHDLQRAPLRPWGSTSIREAVAWEGADRFFHAPFGGVPAIWEGRNGDWQKAFEWPLAQGLPIVDAQWLDVEGDGDQDLWWVLGGNRSMPSMLWINDGQGSFAPSDQSLIAEKPISGACGLAWDANGDGAADMLVLPDGVAGQYGMPGNGHLWINDGKGRFTEQSSNLFPGLSEIGMIRAVDMVEMDGQEQADLVIVGEWMGVRVFGWDGKQWEERSEERGLGNLHGWWQSVKSMDVDGDGDQDLLVGNIGLNQDLRPDSLNPVEFFGVPMNQGGRLPVLSRYRKGQRYPVAHLDDLASQWPEIKRDFPTYQSFAGRTFKELFPQHALGGDSYGWVETASSMWFEQIQLGKFIGHSLPKTLQTAPILAWEQMDFDQNGSPEIWAAGNFGAVSPAIGPWDALRMTRMEWLPDGSWECSQVPPFAHLEGEIRVIHSLEYDAGQACWVFRSGMPPTAVLWE
- a CDS encoding VCBS repeat-containing protein; its protein translation is MNRLPFTLAALCCLLCYRCTLPPQETTASDVVLFEAIPPSTSHIHFENKVVNEPDFNIFRYRNFYNGGGVAIGDVNGDGLADLFLSANMQPNRLFLNQGNWQFRDATDEAWLSGTKGWSTGVSMVDVDGDGWLDLYVCNAGREDGAARANELFLNQGDGTFREVADSLGLADEGISTHAAFFDLEGDGDLDVYLLNNSFRDISSFDLNESYREVRDPNGGDKLYRNDQGIFTDISEEAGILGSEIGFGLGITVGDVNRDGCPDLYVSNDFFERDYLYINQCDGTFLEALEEYFRHISYSSMGADMADLNNDLWPDIFVTDMLPGDDTRQKLTTTFESWDVFQRKQRLGYFRQITRNMLHRNNANGSFSEIGQQAGVEATDWSWGALMFDMDLDGNKDLFVANGIFKDLTNQDFVEFLSNEVQRMKRTGQKRFDLVDLLPSMPSVKLPDHAFQQQIDGSFIDRSDAWGLGEPGFSNGAAYGDLDGDGDLDLVVNRVNMPLAIFRNQAREKLGAHFLQIQLLGETPNTSGVGAKVMVRAEGQTQMLEQIPNRGFQSSMDPVLTFGLGDEVDSVEWIQVEWPDGRQSMFQNMPANQRLAISQAEALPASSVAPPSHLDQAFNKIEPPVFPAIHRENEFSDFNRMSLLHQMLSTQGPKIALGDMDGDGDQDAFVAGAAGQTGQILRQERGGHFTVISQPALEDDLGAEDTDAVWMDVDGDGDLDLYVVSGGSEFRSTDDVYQDRIYLNDGSGQLVRQDQVWTNGTFPPKKRASGSCISVADVDADGDLDVFVGSRWKVGAYGQIPVSHLMLNDGTGHFQIATESWNEALATAGMVTDAQFQDVNGDQRPDLVLVGEWMAPQIWLNQGEKFERGPSLDDSAMGWWNSLKMADLDGDGDWDFVAGNQGTNTAFEASPDEPLQLLVTDYDHNGSIEGILTRKIAGRSIPIHPKSELTKQIVPLRRVLLKTQDYAGKAVADFVPPDVVAELEIRTSHSLQTAAFINDGNGSFTMKPLPQEAQIAPVHAIHIQDLNGDGIPDLLLGGNFTAIKPQFGPNDASYGTLLLGTPSGDWIPQRNADWGLKLQGEIRDFQVLDLEDRSLLLVGRNNDSVSVWSLPSKSAL
- a CDS encoding RagB/SusD family nutrient uptake outer membrane protein is translated as MMLKRISKTVCILILGMVLFTFPSCFDLDEEPFTELPPDGAFQSEGDFVAGIAAVYAQLRPYLWNYFNCSMVSTDALIIPTRGTDWLDGLRWRQLHTHEWNTTHSDIAGAYSDAFQGVARSNLFIENIENTDVIFTNAPREQYLAEARSLRAFYYFQLLDFFGGVPLILESQADYDNPPPRNSAQEIYDFIESEWTSALDDLADHPDVEYGRISKQAVHGMLAKLYLNAEVFVGTEQLANCITQCDEVINSGYFTLANSYYDNFEVDNAGSSENIFAIDYSASTDLGPTNENAMNLQMRTLHYNQLPQTPWNGFCITAEYFNSFDLDNDPRSRILLVGNQIDTVDPVGTGGQVNDRDGNPLVFTPEISSISNAPENEGVRVLKWRVDPERIGESMNNDLILVRYADILLMKAEALNEQGNTGEAVNLVNEIRARPGSTVPPLTAAGQQEFRDALIDERGVEMAWEGHRRRLLIRMDQFTQGTWDFKEVSAETRKLFPIPQVEIDANPNLTQNPGY